The nucleotide sequence TGTAACATACATATACTTATACCCATGCAAGTATAATCACAAATAAGAGTCTAAAAAGTGGGGATTTTCCGATAACTGTTTATATGCTCTAGTTTTGTAAATAACGacttgttttacttttttttagtttgttCTCGTAAATATGCTAAAACTGATTTATACGTTACgtaaatttttgcaaaaattatgattaatgaaaattactaaataatacttttttataaaaatatatatatatcccacttcaaaaataaacaaattattgaCATTCATTAAAATCGGCGCAAAACAGAACTTGCCAGAGAAGAGTACAAACTTCAAATTCCATTGTTGCTCGCGTTCAAGCTGTATTTCGATGAGGAGAATCGATGCGTCGTGTATATGTGCGTGTCAGTCGTGTCCGTGTACTCGTATGTTTTGCATCGCTGCGCGACAGCAGAGCAGAAAGGATGACGTGGATATAGGTTAGGTCTAGGGTGATGAGAAGTTTTCGCGAAGATTATTTCCGCGCCACACTCGTAGaattaagactaatttttatgttataaaaaatttactagtTTAACTAACACGTTGTAAATATGTTCGAGATCACGGATACGCAAAGTGAGTAATAGTGTCTGGAATACTGAACTATTTATCAATGACTTCACAATTCTATGCTTGTCCATCACTGTGCATTAACCTCGTTTGTTTTTTCACTCTTTGCAAACAGAAATTGGCGTAGGCCTCGCTGGTTTTGGAATAGCCTTTCTATTCCTTGGAGTTATTCTTTTGTTCGACAAAGGGCTTCTCGCGATAGGCAATGTGAGTAGTTAGCTGATTTGATTGGAATGGTTGTTCGAAGGTTAACAACAGTATGCTAGATTTTTAGGATTTGTCAATGAAAGTTACATGGtgatattgttatttttccaGATTCTTTTTATATCAGGATTAGGATGCGTTATCGGACCAAGAAGAACTTTCAGCTTCTTTTTCCAAAGGCACAAAGTACGAGGCACTGTATGTTTCATAGGAGGAATAGTTGTTGTACTAATGGGCTGGCCCCTTTTTGGCATGATTTTTGAGACTTATGGATTTATCCTTCTGTTCAGGTAAGCACTTGGTTCATTTTGGTATTCAATACCTATTAGCAGATGTAAGTTACAAAAAGTCACAACGATACTGTGGCATTGAATAAATAGATAAGAGTATTTAGCTattggaaataaattttaataatgcaCTTCAATGAATGTTTTAAAT is from Nasonia vitripennis strain AsymCx chromosome 1, Nvit_psr_1.1, whole genome shotgun sequence and encodes:
- the LOC100117093 gene encoding vesicle transport protein GOT1B, whose protein sequence is MFEITDTQKIGVGLAGFGIAFLFLGVILLFDKGLLAIGNILFISGLGCVIGPRRTFSFFFQRHKVRGTVCFIGGIVVVLMGWPLFGMIFETYGFILLFSGFLPVAINFLRRVPILGTFLNMPGLSRILDMLAGDSNRTRDS